The following are encoded together in the Bacillus cereus group sp. RP43 genome:
- a CDS encoding LysR substrate-binding domain-containing protein, giving the protein MELRDLQIFQSVADRGSVSGAAKELNYVQSNVTARIKQLENELKTPLFYRHKRGMTLTAEGRKMLVYVHKILQDVEELKQVFLDSEIPSGILKIGTVETVSTLPTILSSYYKSYPNVDLSLQAGLTEELIREVLDHQLDGAFISGPIKHPLIEQYDVSTEKLMLVTQNKAFHIEEFTTTPLLVFNQGCGYRSKLERWLKDEGLLPKRIMEFNILETILNSVALGLGITLVPQSAVQHLSTAGKVHCHAIPEKYGSISTVFIRRKDSYMTNSMRSFLKTIEEHHHINLL; this is encoded by the coding sequence ATGGAATTACGAGACTTACAAATTTTCCAAAGCGTTGCCGACCGCGGTAGTGTAAGTGGTGCAGCAAAGGAATTAAATTACGTACAATCAAATGTAACCGCACGTATTAAACAGTTAGAAAACGAGCTAAAAACACCACTCTTTTACCGTCATAAACGAGGTATGACTTTAACAGCTGAAGGAAGAAAAATGCTCGTTTATGTTCATAAAATTTTGCAAGATGTTGAAGAGCTAAAACAGGTGTTTTTAGATAGTGAAATACCATCTGGTATATTAAAAATTGGTACAGTCGAAACAGTCAGTACATTACCTACCATCTTGTCTTCTTACTATAAAAGCTATCCAAATGTCGATTTATCATTACAAGCTGGCCTAACGGAAGAACTTATTAGAGAAGTACTTGATCATCAATTAGATGGTGCCTTTATATCAGGTCCTATTAAACATCCACTAATTGAACAATACGATGTTAGTACTGAGAAATTAATGCTTGTTACACAAAATAAAGCTTTTCATATAGAAGAATTTACTACGACACCCCTACTCGTTTTTAATCAAGGATGTGGATACCGTTCCAAGCTAGAACGATGGCTTAAAGATGAAGGTTTGCTACCAAAAAGAATTATGGAATTTAACATATTAGAAACCATATTAAATAGCGTAGCGCTCGGTCTTGGGATTACACTCGTCCCCCAGTCTGCGGTGCAACACCTTTCTACAGCAGGTAAAGTACATTGCCATGCCATTCCCGAGAAATACGGCAGCATTTCAACTGTTTTTATCCGTCGTAAAGATAGTTATATGACAAATTCAATGCGCAGCTTTTTAAAAACAATTGAAGAGCATCATCATATTAATTTGCTTTAA
- a CDS encoding DUF3948 family protein codes for MNNITFNKSDFIGLASGATLLTAFIYALAQSLV; via the coding sequence ATGAACAATATTACATTTAACAAATCAGATTTTATCGGACTTGCAAGTGGAGCAACTCTTCTTACAGCTTTCATTTACGCACTTGCTCAAAGTCTCGTTTAA
- a CDS encoding substrate-binding domain-containing protein has product MKEESEESSMDHHSYTTEEVAKRLKVSKLTVYDLIKKGELPSYRVGRQMRIDAVDLEQYIKQMKTGKVQFTPVKKDEISSSNTRIISGQELTLDMLAKHIENRLPNSNILRAYQGSLTSLVKMYQGEGSVVSLHLFDGETGTYNVPYVKRILVGQPYIMINLLARNVGFYVQKGNPQNIKTWADLAQSSIRFVNREKGSGIRVLVDEQLRIQKLGKEDISGYEWEESNHLGVASQVANGKADVGIGSEKFSQIVNVDFIPIMKEQYDLVLLKNKENEELIEVIKGILQSEEFHNELKAIGGYDISKTGQIIYETN; this is encoded by the coding sequence ATGAAGGAAGAAAGTGAGGAATCGTCTATGGATCATCATTCCTACACAACGGAAGAAGTAGCAAAGCGATTAAAAGTATCAAAATTAACTGTATACGACCTAATTAAAAAGGGAGAACTTCCTTCTTATAGGGTTGGTAGACAAATGCGCATTGATGCAGTGGATTTAGAACAATATATAAAACAAATGAAAACAGGTAAGGTACAATTTACTCCTGTAAAGAAGGACGAAATTAGTAGTTCGAATACACGCATCATTAGTGGTCAAGAACTAACGTTAGATATGTTGGCAAAACATATAGAAAATCGTCTGCCAAATTCTAATATATTAAGAGCATATCAAGGTAGTTTAACGAGTTTAGTGAAGATGTACCAAGGAGAAGGAAGCGTCGTTAGTTTGCATTTATTTGATGGCGAAACAGGTACATATAATGTTCCTTACGTAAAACGTATTTTAGTTGGGCAACCATATATTATGATTAATTTATTAGCGAGAAATGTTGGGTTTTATGTGCAAAAAGGGAATCCACAAAATATAAAAACATGGGCTGATTTAGCTCAGTCATCTATACGATTTGTAAATCGAGAAAAGGGTTCTGGTATTAGGGTGTTAGTGGATGAGCAATTGCGAATTCAAAAATTAGGTAAAGAAGATATTAGCGGGTATGAATGGGAAGAATCGAATCACCTTGGTGTTGCCTCGCAAGTCGCGAATGGAAAAGCTGATGTTGGGATAGGATCAGAAAAGTTTTCCCAAATTGTGAACGTAGACTTTATTCCGATAATGAAAGAGCAGTATGATTTAGTACTTCTGAAGAATAAAGAAAATGAGGAACTTATTGAGGTTATAAAAGGAATTTTGCAATCTGAAGAGTTTCACAATGAATTAAAAGCAATTGGTGGATATGATATAAGCAAAACAGGCCAAATTATATATGAAACAAACTAA
- the modA gene encoding molybdate ABC transporter substrate-binding protein, producing MNKFTLRFIGVLILSFLLIFSTACSRGEKSAAKEGESVELTISAAASLQDALKEIEKQYKEKEPNIKLSFNFGASGALQQQIEQGAPADLFFSAAEDKFQTLVKKGFINEKEGKNLLGNELVLVVPKDSSLSKFQDLKDEKIKKIALGTPESVPAGKYAKASLTHENLWNDVQNKIVFTKDVRQVLTYVETGNVDAGIVYKTDALVSDKVKIAEAAAANSHEPIHYPLGVIKESKHKKEATSFYEYLQSKDAQSIFKKYGFTILP from the coding sequence ATGAACAAATTTACATTACGATTCATTGGGGTACTTATACTTTCTTTTCTTCTTATATTCAGTACAGCTTGTTCACGTGGAGAAAAGTCAGCTGCTAAAGAAGGAGAATCAGTGGAGCTGACTATATCAGCGGCTGCAAGTTTACAAGATGCATTAAAAGAAATTGAAAAACAATATAAAGAAAAAGAACCAAATATTAAGCTTTCTTTTAACTTCGGTGCTTCCGGCGCGCTGCAACAACAAATTGAACAAGGTGCGCCCGCTGATTTATTCTTCTCTGCAGCAGAAGATAAATTCCAAACCCTTGTTAAAAAAGGATTCATTAATGAAAAAGAAGGGAAAAACCTTCTTGGAAATGAACTAGTTCTAGTCGTTCCAAAAGATAGTTCTCTTTCAAAATTTCAAGATTTAAAAGATGAGAAAATCAAGAAAATCGCACTTGGTACACCCGAATCTGTACCTGCAGGAAAATATGCAAAAGCTTCTCTCACACATGAAAATCTTTGGAATGACGTTCAAAATAAAATCGTATTTACAAAAGATGTTCGCCAAGTGTTAACATATGTAGAAACAGGTAATGTTGATGCTGGTATTGTATATAAAACAGACGCTCTCGTTTCAGACAAGGTAAAAATTGCAGAGGCGGCAGCGGCTAATTCTCATGAGCCAATCCACTATCCTTTAGGTGTCATAAAGGAATCTAAGCATAAGAAAGAGGCGACTTCATTCTATGAGTATTTGCAATCAAAAGATGCACAATCTATCTTTAAGAAATATGGATTTACAATCCTGCCATAA
- the modB gene encoding molybdate ABC transporter permease subunit, with product MSFDAILSPVFLSLRVAACATIIVTILGTIIGRALARSSWRYKVLLETIFLLPMVLPPTVIGFFLIIIFGNNSPIGKWIESLFQQSIMFTSTAAIIASTVVAFPLMYQSAKTGFSIANVQIEDGARDLGASEYQVFLHVTLPLAFPALLSGMILSFVRALGEFGATLMFAGNIPGKTQTIPTAIYMAIDASNMQLAWTLVIITISMSLLFLLCIQLINRKITTS from the coding sequence ATGAGCTTTGATGCAATTTTGTCACCTGTCTTTCTATCTTTGCGAGTAGCTGCGTGCGCCACCATTATCGTTACGATTTTGGGAACGATTATTGGACGAGCATTAGCGCGCTCCTCTTGGCGATATAAAGTACTACTAGAAACTATTTTCTTATTACCAATGGTGCTTCCACCAACTGTTATCGGCTTTTTTCTAATTATCATTTTCGGAAATAACAGTCCCATTGGAAAGTGGATTGAATCATTATTTCAGCAGTCCATTATGTTTACATCTACTGCTGCTATCATTGCTTCTACAGTCGTTGCATTTCCGCTCATGTACCAATCAGCAAAAACAGGATTTTCTATCGCAAATGTACAAATTGAAGATGGCGCGCGTGATCTTGGTGCAAGTGAATATCAAGTTTTTCTACATGTTACACTCCCGCTTGCATTTCCTGCACTACTTAGCGGTATGATTTTAAGCTTTGTTCGCGCACTCGGTGAATTTGGTGCAACTTTAATGTTTGCAGGAAATATACCTGGCAAAACTCAGACGATTCCGACGGCGATTTATATGGCTATTGATGCAAGTAATATGCAACTAGCTTGGACACTTGTAATCATAACGATCAGTATGTCCCTTCTATTCTTATTATGTATTCAACTCATTAATAGAAAAATTACTACTTCTTAA
- a CDS encoding GRP family sugar transporter: protein MDILLALLPAIAWGNILLVSVKMGGGAYSQTVGMTIGALFFATIMYVFTQPTLTMTVLIVGFISGLFWALGQVNQLKTVEKLGVSTTVTISTGMQLVATSIFGVIAFREWTTTTTIVLGTIAILLIVVGVVFTSLDDKENAQPPGQLKKGLLTLIVSTFGYLVYVIIIRWYNIDGWSAILPQAVGMFVGAVVLTSKHKPFNKYAMRNALSGLLWGTGNLFLLLSLPRVGVATSFPLSQTGIVISTFGAIVFLGEKKTKRQLIFIALGSVLIIGGAVLLGMTKA from the coding sequence ATGGACATTTTATTAGCGCTTCTTCCTGCAATCGCATGGGGAAACATCTTATTAGTAAGCGTAAAAATGGGCGGTGGTGCATATAGCCAAACGGTAGGTATGACAATCGGTGCTCTATTCTTCGCAACAATTATGTATGTATTTACTCAACCAACTTTAACAATGACAGTCTTGATTGTTGGCTTTATTTCAGGTTTATTCTGGGCTTTAGGGCAAGTAAACCAATTAAAAACAGTTGAAAAACTAGGTGTTTCAACTACTGTAACTATTTCTACTGGTATGCAACTTGTTGCAACTTCTATCTTTGGAGTTATCGCTTTTCGCGAGTGGACTACTACTACAACGATTGTTCTGGGAACGATTGCAATCCTATTAATCGTAGTTGGTGTAGTATTCACATCATTAGATGATAAAGAAAATGCACAGCCACCAGGACAATTGAAAAAGGGACTTCTTACTTTAATTGTTTCTACTTTCGGCTATCTTGTATATGTAATTATTATTCGTTGGTATAACATCGATGGTTGGTCTGCTATTTTACCACAGGCAGTTGGTATGTTCGTTGGTGCGGTTGTACTGACGTCTAAACATAAACCATTTAACAAATATGCAATGCGTAATGCTTTATCTGGTTTACTTTGGGGAACAGGAAACTTATTCTTACTTCTTTCATTACCACGTGTCGGAGTAGCGACAAGCTTCCCATTATCTCAAACTGGAATCGTTATCTCAACATTCGGTGCGATTGTATTCTTAGGTGAAAAGAAAACAAAACGCCAATTGATTTTTATTGCACTAGGTAGTGTTTTAATTATCGGCGGCGCTGTCTTGCTTGGTATGACGAAAGCGTAA
- the proC gene encoding pyrroline-5-carboxylate reductase, translating to MPNKHRILFIGAGRMAEAIFAGLLTTSKEYIEEIIVSNRSNIEKLTQLQTQYDLSITTDWKQHIKSVDTIVLAMPPVAHEQLLADLSPLLTDQFVVTVAAGIGPSYLEERLPQGTPVAWIMPNTAAGIGKSISLYTTGHSVDETHQETLQLLLKGIGTSQFCTEEEVHQLTAVTGSAPAFLYHFAEGLIEATKSYGIDEETAKHLVIQMIAGSAAMLQQNQDPAMLREQVTTPGGSTAEGLKVLYENNFSEVIQQAVEATNKKARGK from the coding sequence ATGCCTAATAAACATCGAATTTTATTTATTGGTGCCGGTCGTATGGCAGAAGCTATATTTGCTGGACTACTTACAACAAGTAAAGAATACATCGAAGAAATTATTGTTTCCAACCGAAGCAACATAGAAAAACTAACGCAATTACAAACTCAATATGATTTATCGATTACAACTGATTGGAAGCAGCATATTAAATCTGTAGATACAATCGTTTTAGCAATGCCACCTGTCGCACATGAACAGCTATTAGCGGATCTATCCCCTCTTCTAACTGATCAATTTGTCGTGACAGTTGCTGCCGGAATCGGACCATCTTATCTAGAAGAAAGACTTCCCCAAGGGACACCTGTTGCTTGGATTATGCCAAATACAGCTGCTGGAATTGGAAAGTCTATCTCCTTATACACGACGGGACATTCTGTAGATGAAACACATCAAGAAACGTTACAACTTCTTTTAAAAGGTATCGGTACCTCACAGTTTTGTACCGAAGAGGAAGTTCACCAACTTACCGCAGTTACTGGTAGTGCACCTGCTTTTCTCTATCACTTTGCTGAAGGTTTAATTGAAGCAACGAAAAGCTATGGTATTGATGAGGAAACAGCAAAGCACCTTGTCATTCAAATGATTGCTGGCTCTGCCGCTATGCTCCAGCAAAATCAAGATCCAGCTATGCTCCGCGAACAAGTAACAACACCAGGAGGTTCAACGGCTGAAGGCTTAAAAGTTCTATATGAAAATAATTTTTCAGAAGTCATTCAACAAGCAGTTGAAGCAACAAATAAAAAAGCTAGGGGGAAATAA
- a CDS encoding aldo/keto reductase encodes MSLTSLKDYTTLHNGVKMPWFGLGVFKVEDGSEVIDSVKAAIKNGYRSIDTAAIYKNEDGVGQAIRESAIPREELFITSKVWNSDQGYESTLQAFETTLEKLGLEYLDLYLVHWPVKGKYTESWKALEQLYKDGRVRAIGVSNFHIHHLQDVFEIAEIKPMVNQVEYHPRLAQEELHTFCKEHNIQLEAWSPLMQGQLLDNPTLQEIATKYNKSTAQVILRWDLQNEVVTIPKSIKEHRIIKNANIFDFELSTDDMKAIQALNENHRVGPDPDNFNF; translated from the coding sequence ATGAGTTTAACAAGTTTAAAAGACTATACAACATTACATAACGGCGTGAAGATGCCTTGGTTCGGTTTAGGTGTTTTTAAAGTAGAAGATGGTTCAGAAGTAATTGATTCTGTAAAAGCAGCTATAAAAAATGGATATCGTAGCATCGATACAGCTGCAATCTATAAAAATGAAGACGGCGTTGGTCAAGCAATTCGCGAATCTGCTATTCCTCGTGAAGAGTTATTCATCACTTCAAAAGTGTGGAATAGCGATCAAGGCTACGAGTCAACATTACAAGCATTTGAAACTACATTAGAAAAATTAGGTCTAGAATATTTAGATCTATATTTAGTACATTGGCCTGTAAAAGGAAAATACACTGAATCATGGAAAGCTTTAGAGCAGCTTTATAAAGATGGTCGTGTTCGTGCTATTGGTGTGAGTAATTTCCATATTCACCACCTGCAAGACGTATTTGAAATTGCAGAAATTAAACCAATGGTTAACCAAGTGGAATACCACCCACGTTTAGCACAAGAAGAATTACACACTTTCTGTAAAGAACATAACATCCAGCTTGAGGCTTGGTCACCATTAATGCAAGGGCAGCTACTGGATAATCCAACATTACAAGAAATCGCAACAAAATATAATAAATCAACTGCACAAGTTATTTTACGCTGGGATTTACAAAATGAAGTTGTAACGATTCCTAAATCAATTAAAGAACATCGCATTATTAAAAATGCAAACATATTTGATTTTGAATTAAGCACTGATGATATGAAAGCAATTCAAGCTTTAAATGAGAATCATCGCGTTGGCCCAGATCCAGATAACTTTAACTTCTAG
- a CDS encoding ABC transporter substrate-binding protein — MKKKFVPGIASVVGVSILLTGCGSYKNEASGANAKDEAPSKQVLNLSSPTEIRTMDTARATDTDSGQVMRNVFEGLYNLGEGNKPVPGVAKSHEVSGDKTKYTFHLRDSKWSNGTPVTAKDFVFAWQRAVDPATASEYAFLFFDIKNAKKINSKELPADQLGVKAVDDHTFEVELERPVPYFISLTAFPTFLPINEEFFKAQGDKYALEDNKILYNGAFTLSDWKHEQSFKFKKNSTYWDKDNVKLEEINFNVVKEKSTEVNLFESKQLDRIKLTSDFVDKYKKDANFKERPNVGVQFLRMNQQNKILQNVSARQAIDQTIDRKSFVNTLLNDGSTPTFGLVPKNFAKGPDGKDFRTANGDLTKVDTKSAQELWKKAKQELGSEKITLELLTSDADLDKKTGEFLKGQLEKNLDGLTVNIKPQPRKQQVSLLLKGDYEIGIDGWSPDFADPITFLELFTTNNPYNLDHYSNKEFDDTIEKVKTTLAGDEKARWEALLASEKILFKDSVIAPLYQKGESYLERSYVKGIVQVDFAGQLNFKWAQIEK, encoded by the coding sequence ATGAAAAAGAAGTTTGTACCCGGTATTGCATCAGTTGTAGGAGTAAGTATTTTATTAACTGGTTGCGGTAGTTATAAAAACGAAGCTAGCGGAGCAAATGCAAAAGATGAGGCACCTAGTAAGCAAGTTTTAAATTTATCTTCACCTACTGAGATTCGAACAATGGATACGGCTCGTGCTACAGATACTGATTCTGGTCAAGTAATGAGAAACGTATTTGAAGGTTTGTATAATCTTGGTGAAGGTAACAAACCTGTCCCAGGTGTTGCAAAATCTCATGAAGTAAGTGGCGATAAAACGAAATACACATTCCATTTACGAGATTCAAAATGGTCAAACGGTACTCCTGTTACAGCGAAAGATTTTGTCTTCGCTTGGCAAAGAGCTGTTGATCCAGCAACAGCCTCTGAATATGCTTTTTTATTCTTTGATATTAAAAACGCTAAAAAAATTAATAGTAAAGAGCTTCCAGCCGATCAACTTGGTGTAAAAGCAGTTGATGACCATACGTTTGAAGTAGAATTAGAGCGCCCTGTTCCGTATTTTATTAGCTTAACGGCATTCCCAACATTTCTACCAATCAACGAGGAATTCTTTAAAGCACAAGGTGATAAGTACGCTTTAGAAGATAATAAAATCTTATACAACGGAGCTTTTACACTAAGCGATTGGAAGCATGAACAAAGCTTTAAATTTAAGAAAAACTCTACCTATTGGGATAAAGATAATGTCAAACTCGAAGAAATCAATTTCAACGTTGTGAAAGAGAAATCAACAGAAGTAAATTTATTCGAATCCAAACAATTAGACCGTATAAAACTAACATCTGACTTCGTTGATAAATATAAAAAGGATGCTAACTTTAAAGAACGTCCGAACGTAGGGGTACAATTTTTACGTATGAATCAACAAAATAAAATACTTCAAAACGTTTCTGCGCGCCAAGCAATCGATCAAACAATTGATAGAAAATCCTTTGTAAATACGTTATTAAATGATGGATCTACACCAACATTTGGTCTCGTTCCAAAAAACTTTGCAAAAGGACCTGATGGAAAAGACTTCCGTACTGCAAACGGCGATTTAACAAAAGTTGATACAAAATCTGCACAAGAGTTATGGAAAAAAGCTAAACAAGAGCTTGGTTCTGAAAAGATAACATTAGAATTATTAACGAGTGATGCTGACCTTGATAAGAAAACTGGTGAATTCTTAAAAGGACAACTAGAAAAGAATTTAGATGGATTAACAGTAAATATAAAACCGCAACCACGTAAACAACAAGTTTCGCTTTTATTAAAAGGTGACTACGAAATTGGAATTGATGGCTGGAGCCCTGACTTTGCGGATCCAATTACATTCCTTGAATTGTTTACAACGAATAACCCTTACAACTTAGATCATTACTCTAATAAAGAGTTTGATGACACAATTGAAAAAGTTAAAACTACCTTGGCTGGTGATGAAAAAGCTCGCTGGGAAGCATTACTAGCATCCGAGAAAATATTATTTAAAGACTCTGTTATCGCTCCTCTTTACCAAAAAGGCGAATCTTATTTAGAACGTTCTTATGTGAAAGGAATTGTGCAAGTAGACTTTGCAGGTCAATTAAACTTCAAGTGGGCACAAATTGAAAAATAA
- a CDS encoding ABC transporter substrate-binding protein → MKKKIVPVVASVLGASLLLTACGGNKDNAGGAKANDKAPDKQAINLSFASEIPTMDVAKATDGESMNVMRNVFEGLYAMGEDNKPIPGVAESVDISPDKTKYTFHLRDSKWSNGTPVTAKDFIFAWQRAVNPETAAEYAFLFFDIKNAKQINQKEVAIDQLGVKALDDKTLEVQLDRPVPYFLSLTTFSTFLPINEEYLKSQGDKYGLETNHLIYNGAFTLDNWKHEQSFQLKKNPNYWDAKTVKLEEINFNVVKDKSTEVNLYDSGQIDRVALTAEFVDKYKNDANFKERAEVGIQFLRLNQKNAVLKNQHARLAINEAMNKKAYVETILNNGAIPAEGMVPAKFAKSPDGNDFRKENGNLVKDDVKTAKENWKKAKQELGTDKVTIELLTSDNALAKKTGEYLKGELEKNLDGLTVTLKPQPRKQQLKLLLSGDYEIGIDGWGPDFADPITFLDLFTTDSAYNFDKYSNKEYDELIRKVKTDLAGDEKARFEAMKQAEKILLQDGAVAPLYQQGRSYLQRGFIKGLVTTDFGGEFNYKWTEVAK, encoded by the coding sequence ATGAAGAAAAAAATTGTACCTGTTGTTGCATCTGTTTTAGGGGCAAGTCTACTACTAACTGCTTGCGGGGGAAATAAAGATAATGCAGGCGGAGCAAAAGCGAACGATAAAGCACCTGATAAACAAGCAATTAACTTATCATTTGCTTCAGAAATTCCAACAATGGATGTTGCAAAAGCGACGGATGGGGAATCCATGAATGTAATGAGAAATGTTTTTGAAGGTTTGTATGCAATGGGAGAAGATAATAAACCAATTCCTGGTGTCGCTGAGTCAGTTGACATTAGTCCAGACAAAACAAAATATACATTCCATCTTCGTGATTCGAAATGGTCAAACGGTACTCCTGTTACAGCAAAAGATTTTATTTTCGCTTGGCAACGTGCCGTTAACCCTGAAACAGCTGCTGAATATGCATTCTTATTCTTTGATATAAAAAATGCAAAACAAATAAACCAAAAAGAAGTAGCAATCGATCAATTAGGTGTTAAAGCTCTTGATGATAAAACTTTAGAAGTACAACTGGACCGACCTGTTCCCTACTTCTTAAGCTTAACAACATTTTCAACATTCTTACCAATTAATGAAGAGTATTTAAAATCTCAAGGTGATAAATACGGTTTAGAAACGAATCATTTAATTTACAACGGGGCTTTCACATTAGATAACTGGAAACATGAACAAAGCTTCCAATTGAAAAAGAACCCTAACTATTGGGATGCTAAAACTGTAAAATTAGAAGAAATTAACTTCAATGTCGTTAAAGATAAGTCTACAGAAGTTAACTTATATGATTCGGGACAAATTGATCGTGTTGCTTTAACTGCGGAATTTGTTGATAAATATAAAAACGATGCAAACTTCAAAGAACGTGCTGAAGTAGGTATTCAATTCTTACGACTAAATCAAAAAAATGCTGTATTAAAAAATCAACATGCACGTCTTGCTATTAACGAAGCAATGAATAAGAAAGCTTACGTAGAAACAATTTTAAATAACGGTGCAATTCCAGCCGAAGGAATGGTTCCTGCGAAGTTCGCAAAGAGCCCAGACGGCAACGACTTCCGTAAAGAGAATGGAAATCTAGTCAAAGATGATGTGAAAACAGCAAAAGAAAACTGGAAGAAAGCGAAACAAGAACTTGGTACTGACAAAGTAACAATTGAACTATTAACAAGTGATAATGCTTTAGCTAAAAAGACTGGCGAATACTTAAAAGGTGAACTAGAAAAGAATCTAGATGGATTAACAGTGACTTTAAAACCTCAACCACGTAAACAACAGTTAAAACTACTATTAAGTGGTGATTACGAAATCGGAATCGATGGCTGGGGCCCTGACTTCGCAGATCCTATTACATTCTTAGATCTATTCACAACAGATAGTGCTTATAACTTCGATAAATACTCTAACAAAGAGTACGACGAGCTTATTCGTAAAGTAAAAACTGATTTAGCTGGTGATGAAAAAGCACGCTTTGAAGCAATGAAGCAAGCTGAAAAAATCTTATTACAAGATGGTGCTGTCGCTCCTTTATACCAACAAGGTCGTTCTTACCTACAACGCGGATTTATTAAAGGACTTGTAACAACTGACTTCGGTGGTGAATTTAACTACAAGTGGACAGAAGTTGCAAAATAA
- a CDS encoding AraC family transcriptional regulator — protein MHEEYKEMIKKAIEYIENHLHEELTTERVAFHSAVSMYHFHRIFQSYIGMSVTDYVRKRKLTHAAQALVSTERAVINIAVQYGFSSQEAFTRAFKRMFQLPPKKYRKYFQSFYIEREGVSMQKGIPKGWILGGSHPAEYEMGLDYEVVHQGKVSAYIKAKENVTHGGFSTLMQMFRADKYVGKRLRFTAFVKSENVRDWAGLWMRVDGKDTEPLAMDNMQNRPIKNTNNWQSYSVVLDIKEGALGIAFGILLSGEGCVWLDSIRFDEVDEKIPSTDLAENFYETLLEEPVNLQFEEIEK, from the coding sequence ATGCATGAAGAATATAAAGAGATGATAAAAAAGGCGATTGAATATATAGAGAACCACTTACATGAGGAGCTTACGACAGAAAGGGTGGCATTTCATAGCGCAGTATCGATGTACCATTTTCATCGTATTTTTCAAAGTTATATCGGGATGAGTGTAACGGATTATGTTCGTAAGAGAAAATTAACTCATGCTGCACAAGCTTTAGTGTCGACTGAGAGAGCAGTTATTAATATTGCAGTGCAATATGGTTTTTCCTCGCAAGAAGCATTTACTAGAGCTTTTAAAAGAATGTTTCAATTGCCACCAAAGAAATATCGAAAGTACTTCCAGTCATTTTATATAGAAAGAGAGGGTGTTTCAATGCAAAAAGGTATACCGAAAGGATGGATCTTAGGTGGAAGTCATCCTGCTGAATATGAGATGGGTTTAGATTATGAAGTTGTCCATCAAGGAAAAGTATCTGCATACATAAAAGCAAAAGAGAATGTTACACACGGAGGATTTTCAACATTAATGCAAATGTTCCGAGCAGATAAATATGTAGGGAAGAGATTACGTTTTACAGCATTTGTTAAGAGTGAAAACGTAAGAGATTGGGCAGGATTGTGGATGCGAGTAGATGGAAAAGATACAGAACCGCTCGCTATGGATAATATGCAAAATCGCCCAATTAAAAATACGAATAACTGGCAATCGTACTCGGTTGTATTAGATATAAAAGAAGGAGCGCTTGGTATTGCATTTGGTATTTTATTATCAGGAGAAGGTTGTGTATGGCTAGACAGTATTCGATTTGATGAAGTAGATGAAAAAATTCCTTCAACAGATTTGGCAGAGAACTTTTATGAAACACTGTTAGAAGAGCCGGTGAATTTGCAATTTGAAGAGATAGAAAAGTAA
- a CDS encoding YusW family protein codes for MRILLSALLALMLVPALTGCKAPAKEDTTSNKKTTEEAKNEAPADLKLNFNEFDLKADYQDTKKDYEADYKNVAADKKMEAKIEDHKTDVKFTGDEAITKLSPLLQELKFDKNTPDQEVIDQVVNVFKLDKDYQKFDLEVVFSDGTKKEYKREIK; via the coding sequence ATGAGAATTTTACTATCAGCTTTATTAGCTCTTATGCTAGTACCTGCATTAACAGGATGTAAAGCTCCTGCAAAAGAAGATACAACTTCTAATAAGAAAACGACTGAAGAAGCAAAAAATGAGGCCCCTGCAGATTTAAAACTAAACTTTAATGAATTTGATTTAAAAGCAGACTATCAAGATACGAAGAAAGACTACGAAGCTGATTATAAAAATGTAGCAGCGGATAAGAAAATGGAAGCAAAAATTGAAGACCATAAAACAGATGTAAAGTTCACAGGCGACGAGGCTATTACAAAATTGAGCCCACTTCTACAAGAGTTGAAATTTGATAAAAATACGCCTGATCAAGAAGTTATTGATCAAGTAGTAAACGTATTCAAACTTGATAAAGACTACCAAAAGTTTGATTTAGAAGTTGTCTTCTCTGATGGAACGAAAAAAGAATATAAAAGAGAAATAAAATAA